In Zea mays cultivar B73 chromosome 7, Zm-B73-REFERENCE-NAM-5.0, whole genome shotgun sequence, the following proteins share a genomic window:
- the LOC100285329 gene encoding DNA-directed RNA polymerase II 14.5 kDa polypeptide — MSTLKFCRECNNMLYPREDKETRTLLYACQTCEHEEIATDTCVYKRVIRKPGGEPKDVLKDAATDPSLPRTRSVRCYNCNHPEAAFFQAPTKGEQAMTLYFICCNPSCGHRWRD; from the exons ATGAGCACTCTCAAGTTCTGCCGGGAATG CAACAACATGCTGTACCCGCGGGAGGACAAGGAGACGCGCACCCTCCTGTACGCGTGCCAAACGTGCGAGCATGAG GAGATTGCCACTGATACTTGTGTGTACAAAAGGGTTATCCGTAAGCCTGGTGGTGAGCCCAAAGATGTCCTGAAGGATGCAGCAACTGATCCTAGCCTGCCTCGCACCAGAAGCGTCAGATGTTACAACTGCAACCATCCAGAAGCTGCCTTTTTTCAG GCCCCGACTAAGGGAGAACAAGCCATGACGCTGTACTTCATCTGCTGCAACCCAAGCTGCGGGCACAGGTGGAGGGACTGA
- the LOC100280229 gene encoding FAR1 transcription factor, with product MMHMLVAPDRGGGELQPYVAPPAEQELELLRDNADDGLEGHVRCLRCGISGNATPHMRRGPDGPRTLCNACGIAYRKGKMRRMIEAEPPIDEAALAKLVPEVGMEFVSEEKAYEFYNKYAGHVGFSVRKSTSHKSSENITKVRTFVCSREGYNRDKKSLEAKKPRLDTRIGCPARLIIKVTPECKYRVTDFKADHNHQLAPPSTMHMLRSQRILTELQPGEAELSDDSVVTPTTKATGDLVVRQVSFLRSLSLLPADYKNYLRSKRMKAMQPGDGGAILKYLQTMQMDNPSFFYTMQIDEDDKLTNFFWADQKSRDDFNYFGDVLCLDTTYKINGYGRPLALFLGVNHHKQTIIFGAAMLYDESFDSYKWLFDSFKIAMHGKQPAVALIDQSIPLSSAMAAAWPSTTQRICAWHVYQNSLKHLNHVFQGSKTFAKDFGKCVFGYEDEDEFVFSWRSMLEKYDLRHNEWLSKVFAEKEQWALAYDRHIFCADIISALQAESFSSILKKFLSPQLELLSFFKHYERAVDEHRYAELQADFQASQSYPRIPPAKMLKQTAHTYTPVVFEIFRKEFELFMDSVLFSCGEAGTTSEYKVASSEKPKEHFVRFDSSDCSCLCTCRKFEFMGIPCCHMLKVLDYRNIKELPQKYLLKRWRRTAKSANEDNEGNATNANNGSLLIVPAPPTNHHGLQSFSAMIQDASVSSMH from the exons ATGATGCACATGCTGGTAGCCCCGGATAGGGGCGGAGGGGAGCTGCAGCCGTACGTAGCGCCGCCCGCAGAGCAGGAGCTGGAGCTCCTCCGCGACAACGCCGATGACGGCCTCGAGGGCCACGTGCG ATGCCTAAGGTGTGGAATATCCGGCAATGCGACGCCCCATATGCGCCGGGGGCCTGATGGCCCAAGAACTCTTTGCAATGCGTGTGGCATTGCTTACAGGAAG GGGAAAATGAGAAGAATGATAGAAGCTGAACCACCCATAGATGAGGCTGCTCTTGCAAAGCTGGTTCCAGAGGTAGGCATGGAATTTGTGAGTGAGGAAAAGGCATACGAATTCTACAACAAATATGCTGGGCATGTTGGCTTTAGCGTTAGGAAAAGTACATCACATAAATCTTCAGAAAATATTACCAAAGTTAGAACTTTTGTGTGCTCAAGAGAAGGCTACAACAGGGATAAAAAATCACTGGAAGCCAAGAAGCCAAGATTGGATACACGAATCGGTTGCCCAGCGAGATTGATTATAAAAGTCACACCAGAGTGCAAGTATAGAGTAACTGATTTTAAAGCAGATCACAATCATCAGCTGGCCCCACCTTCAACGATGCATATGTTAAGGTCGCAGAGGATATTGACAGAACTTCAGCCTGGAGAAGCAGAATTATCAGATGATTCTGTAGTGACACCAACAACAAAGGCAACTGGTGATCTTGTTGTGAGACAAGTCAGTTTTCTTCGGAGTTTATCTCTCCTCCCAGCTGATTACAAGAATTATCTCCGTTCGAAGCGTATGAAGGCCATGCAACCTGGTGATGGTGGAGCAATATTGAAATATTtacagacaatgcaaatggataaccCCTCGTTCTTTTACACTATGCAGATCGATGAGGATGACAAACTGACAAACTTCTTTTGGGCCGACCAAAAATCGAGAGATGACTTCAACTATTTCGGTGATGTGCTCTGCTTAGACACAACATACAAAATAAACGGTTATGGTAGACCGCTTGCGTTATTCCTTGGTGTGAATCACCATAAACAAACGATTATTTTTGGTGCAGCTATGCTTTATGATGAATCATTTGATTCATACAAGTGGCTTTTTGATAGTTTTAAGATCGCCATGCATGGAAAACAGCCTGCAGTAGCTTTGATAGATCAATCTATTCCATTGAGCAGTGCAATGGCAGCCGCCTGGCCAAGTACCACTCAACGAATTTGTGCTTGGCATGTGTATCAGAATTCTCTTAAGCACCTCAATCATGTTTTCCAAGGTTCGAAGACATTCGCGAAGGACTTCGGCAAATGTGTCTTTGGCTACGAGGATGAAGATGAATTCGTGTTTTCATGGAGAAGTATGCTGGAGAAATATGATCTTAGACATAATGAATGGTTGTCTAAAGTGTTTGCTGAGAAGGAACAGTGGGCCTTGGCATATGATAGACATATATTTTGCGCTGACATCATAAGTGCACTTCAAGCCGAGAGTTTCAGTAGTattttgaagaaattcttgagTCCTCAACTGGAGCTGCTGTCCTTCTTCAAGCACTATGAAAGAGCAGTGGACGAACATCGCTATGCTGAGCTGCAAGCCGACTTCCAAGCTAGTCAGAGCTATCCAAGAATACCCCCAGCCAAGATGTTAAAGCAAACTGCTCATACATATACCCCGGTGGTATTTGAGATCTTTCGTAAAGAGTTTGAGCTATTCATGGACTCTGTGTTATTCAGTTGTGGGGAGGCTGGGACGACATCTGAGTACAAGGTTGCTTCATCTGAGAAACCCAAGGAGCACTTTGTTCGGTTCGATTCAAGTGATTGCTCCTGTCTGTGCACTTGTAGGAAGTTTGAGTTTATGGGTATCCCGTGCTGTCACATGTTGAAGGTGCTAGATTACAGAAATATCAAAGAGCTTCCTCAAAAATATCTGTTGAAACGGTGGAGAAGGACCGCCAAATCTGCAAATGAAGACAATGAAGGCAATGCAACAAACGCCAACAACGGGTCATTATTGATTGTCCCTGCTCCTCCTACAAATCACCATGGGCTTCAGAGCTTCAGTGCAATGATTCAA GATGCTTCAGTTTCTAGCATGCATTAG